The genomic DNA TACTTTCGATCTGGtgttaagcaaacaacaatcatcCATTATATAGCATGTTTGCATATACCTATACATGTTCGATTATTCAATAAGTGATTTTAAATCGGTTTGACAATTTTTCTCCTCCGAAGCACATTtgtcttttgtaattttttcacaAGAGGCTTTTCtttatctgtttttttgttaaattgttgtCCAAGATACGTTTTTTTCTGACGTGATGCAATGTATTCTACAAAGCATATATACGTCAAACTTGAGATTTATACGTCTGGAATgtcaaataacaaatattgatTTGTGTGTTGTCTGACAGTTTAGCCGAGATAGATTGATTAACAATATTTTCAGTAACCCGGCATAGAAATTGTGTTAAATACTTAAAAGTCTAAcaattcaattgttttaaaaagatgttTTAGAAATGTTGTGATTAACATGGCTTCAAGTCTTCAAATTGACACTTTTAACAGTAGAATGTATGGTTACTTAAAAATCTCTAAATCTTACCCATACATTCAAAAAATAATCCCTGGTGgctatatatttctatttttctatgttacttgagacagaaaaaaatgtatattaatataATCTTTCAATGTTTAGCTTCACGCTACTATATatcataacatttattttaacaactAAATGAAGTAAGTTATGATTTATGGTTGGTTTCATTCCTGACTATAATCCAAAATATTTAGACACACTCTGTTTTAAGGGATTGGTATGACTACTGAGGATTCGGgtaatatttattcaattcatcttaaaattaaacaaaaaacaaaaaaacgttAGAATGAGGGTCGCAcccatttttgaaatattcttaaATAACAGGGAATTGGTATGACGACTGAAATCTCAATATAGGAAAAATAGGAATGTATACCAAACTTATAGATTTGGAATAACCCCATTTAGGGtcgtattttttttcatttaagatcTTTTTGCAGTCGTTTTATCCTACAAAATTATGAATGTTTTGATGTACTGCCCTAGAGTGTTTTACATGTACGTATTCGTTTTTTTCTGTGGTTAGTCAACGCtctggtgttgacatgaatatctgTTATAtggtatattattttcataaatttcctttttgcaaaagtatgatttattctaaacactaaggattttcttatccaaggcatagataaccttagccttATTAGGCATAacgttttagaattttttgggatatcaatgctctttaactttatacttgtttggctttctgaTTAGTTTAatctgagcgtcattgatgagtttagCCACAAACAAGGTTCAATTCatcattttattcttaaaatgtccCATACCAATGGCAGTTATCTTTTAGTTCGTTTATGAGTGTGACACATTGTCGTTTGGATTTTTGTTGCACTGTAGTGTTTCTGTTTCCttctgttttagtttgtaacccggatttgttttcttttaatctatcaatgactttcgaacagcgagttactactgtttcctttattgTTTGTGGAATATTAATCAATGAAAGTTGACATTATTGAACGCTTTGTCATAAAGTAAGTCATGAgttttatgattataatttaaaagcacACGTAGCTATCACTTATATTTACAATGACCATTACTAAATGTTCCAAAGCAAAACCGACCTTTCCCGGCTTCTCAAAGTATCCATTAAAGGAGTCAAATGCACAAACAACAAGGCATTTGCACTGTAGGGTTAACACATTGTAAAACAAGGTACTTCTGACTAACATCTACAAGGTCAATGAAAACTTGTTACGAGACTTATTTCAAATcatgagtaaaacattgaacgtgaaaatatttattgaaaatcgTCTTCGTCTTTGTTTGAATTGTACAAGCATGCAGTAACCATATTCGTTCAacctacaaaataaatttaaaaacaaatgcattaCTTTTGTTCCCATTGTATTGCTTAACTGTACCAAAACTGATTGTTGTCGTTCCAAATATCAGTGTTCAACAATAAATTCATGCAGTTTGTATTGTTAAATTATCATATTGTATAATCATTTATATTccaatttcattgttttttctttgcatTAACTACTGTTAAGTGTTCGGTGAGGCATAATATTTGATAGCCATACCtctctaaattatttgaaaacttgCAAATTTTGATTATCTTTAGTATTGTAGAATCgtttaacaaaaatgtttttacaacACTAGCTGTATGTGAATGTTTCGTAACAGGAACTTATAATTAAGGCTTTTTGGGGtattaaatttgaagaaaacaatatTGTGAAAAAGGATGACCAGTAATAACTATCCATTCAATGAGATAAACGAGCATTGCTATGCGTTTACTTATATACATTTGCTCGAGGTATAGGGGGAGAATTAAGATCTGATAGAAATGTTTAGCCCCGCCGCAATTTAGCGCCTGGcccatgtcaggagcctctggcctttgttagtcttgtatgctttttttttattttatttttttgtgtataattcggagttaagtatgacgtccatttcaCTGTACTAGTGTACATATCTTTTAAGGGGtcagctaaaggacgcctccgggggTGGGACTTTTTCGCTAAATTGAAGACCCATCGGCGggcttcggctgttgtctgctataTGGACGAGTTGtcgtcgctttgacacattccccatttcctttctcaatttaaaactcaccattttaaaatatttgttcatcaTCCTTGAATTATTCTTGAAATTTTTGCTGAATGCTTATTAATCTCTTTACTTATAGCCTTGCATatctaaaaataattatttttatatttctaaattataCATCATGACTATATTTCTGAGGATATATTGTTCATACTGGTTTAACTTacataaattttgttaacaacAATTGCATAAGGGACACTcttacaaaattgacatttgcATTTGTAATAactgtgttttttgttttgatccTCTCAagttgaaaatgtaaaaaattgtttacatgatgttaaaatacaatgtataaatgtataccGATATATGGTCGTGTtactttatattcaaatacCAGGTTAAAGagatttatacttttattttgttgattataaCCTATTCCAGTATGTGAAAACTCAAGTAAGTGCAGTTTTGTTCAGCAGGTAAAGCATGCATAGTAGGCGACCATTATCATGTCACCAGTCTTCCGTAATCTCTCCTTTTGGCAGTCATAAAATTGGCTGGGTTTTATTTGTGATCTTGCTTTTTTCTTCGCAACTTGTTAATAAGATTTGATCagcggtaaaaaaaaaatcaaagaaacgAAGTTCGTAATATTGTACGCCAGACGATAGTTTTGTTCACAAGAGACTATCATTGAGGTTCGAACAAAAATAGGTCAAAATTATGAACGGTTTTGCCGAAGGTAAATCATGAGATTTTAAACAAAACGTTGATGATATTctttattaacatattttaaattaattacttACCTGTCCATTAAGTTTCCGTTTTAACAATTTGTCAACATTTACAAAAGTTTTAGCAATCCATGCCAACAGTTTGCCTTTTAGTTTGACGTTTAATTTACCAATTGACTCAGAACATTTTGCAACACTGAATGTGCGAGTACCTACAAAAAGTCAGTTCTAattgaatgaaatgaaataaaatattttagctTTTTTGAAAATGTCCTTGTTTATCATGATGTAGCACAACTCAATGAAATGAAGATAAAAACTATTTGACATGGTCCTGTATGGTTTAGATATAGCTGCAAACAAATCTTAATTCTATATTTGTGTTATAAGCCGAATAAATGTaacataaatacatatttgagaAGCACGTGTTATGTAGTTTGAAAAGGGACTGATAATTTTCTTtggtttatgtttgtttttttattatcaattttgcTACTTAACAGAAATTGTATTGCTCACAAATAATTAAcattaataaatgtatatgtatgtaaaaGTAATAACCAAACAGAATGAACAAAAATACGTCCTACAATTGTTTTAGATTGTatatgtcatttttgttttgtcgatgataaatcattatttaatcattttcttaatttgtaccATTATATTGTTTTGCTTACTCAAGGTCACCTTGAACGACGTGTTGGAAACTGATGCTCTTAAAGTTCCAGACTCctgatattttataaataaaatacgcctgaaaaaaataaacttaaatattATAGGTTTTCCATTtggaatttaaatttatattgcttttatgatatattcacattttttgacatgatagatataataCGCTCTAAAGTCCGTTTAAATCTATATGCTAGTAATTATCTTGTGTATGTCTTCATGAAGTAACTATAAACTGTAAATTTTTTTCAAGATCTTTTCAATATGAAcgatttttaacaattaaatcaTTCTTCGATACATATTGTacaatttgatttattatatcATTAGTAAAACAGTAGCACTTtctctttttattatttcatttttattctaTCAATCCGGCAATAATAACGTGTAATTTAAACATCGGTCATGGACAACATTATGGAATGCAAAATGAAATCAGAATTCTACTTAAACTAGACCAATAACACTATGGTACAAAGGTTATTGAAAGTCTCGGGATggcacaaacataaaaaaaattacaatgtataCAAAGCATAATGTTATGACAAATAGTCACGTTCCTATTTCGTGCACTTACTTTTTGACCCGCCAGTCAGCTGTTACTCCGAGGCCAATGTTTGATGCTTCGACAACGATATTGTTCTTCCAATCTCCTTTGATCGATATTTTTGGATTGTCAAAGTGGGTTATCTTTATACTAATTGATAAGACAATGATATTATTGTTTAATGCATTACATTTGAATAAtagatatttcattgttaacaaTTTAACATCATAACACATACATCTTATAATTGATTTACACGAtgaaatattactagtatgttaaaGCAGATTTTTCAATAGTTAAATCAGAGACGTgcagttatattttaaaatggacATAACACTTTATTATTGTGACTGTCCGAAGTGcatatttgattcatttttctcGTAAATATTCAAACCAAGAAACCGTAAAAAAGGAAAACTTATACATCATTGTTTTAATGACAAGATGTATGATCAAAATGATGACGTTCATGAATCATGTCATtaatcataaaaacaaaaactttgcaGACAGAAGATTACAAAATTGTATTGCCTCATTGTTACTTATTCAATTCAGAAAATAAACGTTAGCCTGGTCTTACTTTTTAATGTACGATCCTCCTTTCAAATTCACATcctttatttttagatatttggcGATGTCTTTGCCTGAAATTGCTTCCAAAACGGCCGTGGCTGAAAATGACATAGAAAGATATTTTATGTATACAAAATTagcaaaataattatcaaaataattatcgATATTGTTTAATCGGTTCAATGaatcaaatatttcaagaaaacaGTTTACATGTTTACATTGGTCTCACTAAATTTGAAGTCGAATACAATATACCATATACGCTATACAGCATAAAACATATGTATGACTCAGATAAATGTTGGTATGATGATTTGAGAATACGGTTTTTCGTTTTCAACACTACAAGCTGATGGTAAATATGAAGTTGTGTCTcatcattttgttatatttctgaactaagaaatatgtttaaactaaattaagaaataagaaataaatcaaattaaaacatttcttacACTTTTAAGTTAATACTATAAGATACGGTGAATTTCTTGATTTAGTAATTACAATATACatctgtttacatttttttttcattgtgttaacattttttgttttattacaatGTATGCACATGTAACATTGTGTTAAACTCTCttttttattacaatgtatGTGCGTGTGACAGTGTGTTTACTGACCTTGTTTAATTTGCTTCGATGTGGTTTCCTTAGGATAAACACTTGgaattattagaaaataaatacatatcagCGAAAGAGTTATTTTAAACTTCATGATTATTTTGTCAActtatcaaaaatgtataacgaataagttgaaaaataatttattttatagtttctATGATCATGAATTGTCgaataaaatttgacaaagatGTGGTCATGTATTTTATAAACTCCAATTTCTTggaaaatgatgaaatattgtttgaatttgaaattcatagaatttgaaaacaaaatcacCTATAGAACTCCCAAAAGAAATAGACATTCGTGGTCAGTCATAAGGTGCAAAAGCTTTATATCTGATGTTTACCTTTTAcgttttcaatgtaaacaaacatatttcaaaaacagGTTGCGGTTACAAATCCCTTGTAGAATTAATATGTCATTTAAtcatgtcacgtttcatgtaaaacataaacatttcaTGTCCTGTTGTGAGGTCATTAACCCatgttattttgttgtttatatatgttaatgtacttttgatatttacatTAATGTATTTCTCAACAACCTATTATAACAGCAAGTCTACGCATAATTTCGTTCACTAAGTACAtaccaaatttaaaattaaaaacgaaCGAAGCAGGACCCATagcaattgtaaaaaaattaaaagataacactCAAACAAACAATTGACTAAAGTTATTGCGTTACAGCATAGAAATAAGAGAAGAGCATTAAAGTCAAACCCCATTCAAAATActctgaaaagtaaaatcataaaaaaaattcaagactgaaagtcccttatcaaatgacaaaatcaacaGCTGTAACACATCAAAGGCATGGATAACAACATGAACTATAATATTGCTGACTCTTAATATAACTTTTACAACAAGTCATTAACTCATTCGTGTATAGGATTTAGAAAATCTTATTGGTTCACACTGACTAGGAAATCATACTGTAACCTATATATAGCTACATATTAGAATAAGACGTAGTGTGATAACAAATGAGAGAACTCTTTACAAGGGACCAAATGAAATTCAATAATGAGCTATGCATATACTGATATTCAGCTATGGACGGCTCTGAAATGACTTATTCAAAACAACTCGAACGAAAAAGCTAACGATCtaactaatattaaaatatgtataaaaaacaaatatgtaacacagcaacaaacgacaacctgTCAATGAAAAGCATCCgatttgggacaggcatatacatacattgtacatgtattgatatTCCTTTTTtgagttacatgtacatgaatcACGATTGTGTGCTCTCTTTTCCCAGATCATAATTTTTTACATctaaatataaaccttttacaTGAGCACATGAGAGCACCCCCAGTTTTCAGTGGTGTTCGTGCTTCTAAGTCtttgtttctatgttgtgtcatgtgtactattattggcctgtttgtcttttttttcgatctagtcatggcgttgtcaggttatttttgatctatgagttATAGAGTAACAGTCTTAGGGTATTCTGAACAATTAAAAACGTAGTATAAACTTCTGCTTaccagtatttatattttattacttcCATTGATTGAATTTGACTTACAAATTTGACAACATTCATAATAAAGTTATCTAGCtaaataaaagacgtttactatgttttatacaaatgttattttattaagtAGACTTTGAATGGTTAATATTGTAAATTACAGTTTGAAAACTGCAGATGTTTAGTTAAATCTCGTGAGTCCTAATCATGTGGGCaatgaggcgagatgtataggggacacagccacgttaacttttatttctatagaagtcactcttcactatactactacctgtcgatacatttatttttggcattgcacaagtcatgtcttctttgactagtaatgacgttaaaatactaaatccctgtgatgtgttttagtcgattttagtctctgatgcatgattttttactatttattggttttggcttttaactagctgtcagtaagtgcgagtactctcaaatcgtattttcttgttaattcgacctgttgatactgtttataatgcttttttgtcattttttatttatatggatcttgtctgtataccagcttggattatttgtaatatcttcaatttttcacttattcttacaacatttgtataaacttcaagattataaaaaaacgttttttttctaaagtgaacattgattggttaaatatttctcagtgtgtttgaatttgtttgttagccttttggtcatgaatgtttgtctctaatatttaattaactgtgcatttgtattcagatatcgcagatcaaatttattcgttcattgtgtaatcatacgttttttgattgagttaagtctgccaattgatattttatcgtatgtttttctatgttgtgatgttatgctattgtttcagaaaaagggagaaggtttggggccattaaaacgtttaatcccgctgcaaatgtttgcacctgtcctaagtcaggaatctgatgtacagtagttgtcgtttgtttaggtaatatatacgtgtttctcgtttctcgttttgtttatatagattagaccgttggttttcccgtttgaatggttttacactagtaattttggggccctttatagcttgttgttcggtgtgagccaaagctccgtgttgaaggccgtactttaacctataatggtttaatttttaaattgttatttggatggagagttgtctcattggcactcataccacatcttcctatatctattaacactagataattttcaatgtttatcGCAGCTGCTGatcatgatacatgtatgtccaATTATTGGAAACAAATGTAGATGACGTTTACACGCGATGTATCACTATTATTGATCGATTAAAAACCGTTTTTGATCACACAAGGAATACTTTCCACATTTAAGGAATCGCGTATCTTACAGACATACTGATTctgaatatattttctttatcgtCCATTATGTCATCATGGCCTAATATATTTGATTTCTAGACACTCGTATCAGATAGAACACCTGTAATAATTGCAAACGTCAATGCTCGTGTTCATGTATCATATTGCGTGTGAATTAAAACACATTATTCATTAATATGACATACCATTACACAGAGGAACGTGTTAAAATGATGGAGAGTGTAGTCACTAGGtcaaatcaataaaacataatgttgtTGCAATATAAGTAAGATTAATTATTTTTCCGACCAGAGAACTACTTAAATGACAtattaacccttaccatgcggaattgtttttagaaaatgtctaattttcgtttatttgcaaaaatatgcaaattatatgCAAATGAGCTTAGCCCTGTTGCTGTAGcatattgatttctttaaatctaatataGGTGATCACGGGTTGGGGTGGTCGGGGTGAGCAGGCGGAATTTTTTTGACGGGAATTTGCCCCAAAGTGGGTCAACAGGTGCAAAACACGTCAATCCTGCCGATTTTTCACCCCTCCTCTTGACCCAGAAGACCCAGGGTTGCTGGTTAAGGTATCCAGCTGTAGCCTGCGTGCAGAGTGGACCCTAGTGAACAAATTGACCCCAACTGTTGTTAGGTCGGAGTGAATCTGATCTTGATTCATCGGTCTACAGAAGGTCATTTGGACCCAAAATACAGAATTTCACGATTTTTGCCGATTTTTGACTTCGAATGGACCCAAAACCGGAAGTAGTTGTTTCCTATgcgtatttcaataataataatgatcagTAGTTATATGGCTGTGGGTTTGCACTATCTTTGCCAGTTTTATGCTTCTGAACTTCTTGTGTAAGATACAGATGTGAAGCCTACCCCTCCAGAAAACCGAGTTTTagccaatttcaattttccaagtccGTATTTGTGCTCAAAATGCTACTTATACATGAGAAACATGAATATGGATAGCCTCGGGTTGACGGAACatgcataacttttaaaataagtatcataaagtggacttctaaaagtatggaacgccattGGAGTCAAATAACGGTTATTAGGGTCCGTTATTGCGTTaccgcatggtaagggttaacAATATGAACTTTATTATGAAGAATTTGTACTAGTTTGTGTTTGGGGGATAAATAAGGTTACACATGACATCTACTACAATGAATAAGACACAGTAGTGAAGAAAAGAAGTGTGTCAAGCCTGTTTTGTTTATAGCTTAGTATTCGTAATTGGGTTTTGCTCGTTGACTAAACTATCAGACTTAGTTTTGTGTACATCCACATACTTAGATCTGTTGTAGATAGTTATCTCCTTCGCAATCATTCTACatcttgtaatttttgttctaGTGCAAACTGGTACATCTGATAAACCAGTTATCTATAACAGTCTATGGAATTAGATATCCTACTTGTACCGTTGTCCATAATCGCTCGTAATGTCTGGTTGTTAGTTCTGTCATGTAATTATTTCATGACTGAACACCACAACACCACATT from Mytilus trossulus isolate FHL-02 chromosome 8, PNRI_Mtr1.1.1.hap1, whole genome shotgun sequence includes the following:
- the LOC134681719 gene encoding uncharacterized protein LOC134681719 is translated as MKFKITLSLICIYFLIIPSVYPKETTSKQIKQATAVLEAISGKDIAKYLKIKDVNLKGGSYIKNIKITHFDNPKISIKGDWKNNIVVEASNIGLGVTADWRVKKRILFIKYQESGTLRASVSNTSFKVTLSTRTFSVAKCSESIGKLNVKLKGKLLAWIAKTFVNVDKLLKRKLNGQICKAISKEINKHSAKISRIIQG